Proteins encoded within one genomic window of Bradyrhizobium sp. AZCC 1719:
- a CDS encoding PQQ-dependent sugar dehydrogenase, translating into MRKPLLLAICIGALALPLAACSDPKETATVAQSYGPSPNLPPPEHSWIPTVDIATVKRWPNGATPTAANGMTVSAFALDLEHPRTVYTLPNGDVLVAESNAPPKQGGGISIKGFIYKQAQNWAGAGVPSANRITLLRDADGDGVAELRSTFISGLNSPFGMVLVGDELYVANTDAIMKFPYREGDTKIGGPGAKLADLPAGTLNHHWTKDLTASPDGTKLYATVGSNSNVGENGMDAEKDRAAILEVDRASGQWRVFASGLRNPNGPAWNPVTGELWVVVNERDEIGNDLVPDYMTSVKDGAFYGWPYSYFGDHVDTRFEPRRPDLVQKAMAPDYALGAHTASLGLTFNTGNLFPPEMANGAFIGQHGSWNRKPPSGYKVIFVPFKDGRPSGPPQDVLTGFLNDKGQAQGRPVGLRLDKQGALLVADDVGNTIWRVTPAARSASR; encoded by the coding sequence ATGCGCAAGCCCCTCCTCCTGGCCATCTGCATCGGCGCGCTGGCGCTGCCACTGGCCGCCTGCAGCGACCCCAAGGAGACCGCGACCGTGGCGCAGAGCTATGGTCCTTCGCCCAACCTGCCGCCACCGGAACATTCCTGGATCCCGACGGTGGACATCGCAACCGTCAAGCGCTGGCCGAACGGCGCCACGCCGACCGCCGCAAACGGCATGACGGTCAGCGCCTTTGCCCTCGACCTTGAACATCCGCGTACCGTCTACACGCTGCCGAATGGCGACGTGCTGGTCGCCGAGAGCAACGCGCCGCCGAAGCAGGGCGGCGGCATAAGCATCAAGGGCTTCATCTACAAGCAGGCGCAGAACTGGGCGGGCGCCGGCGTTCCCAGCGCCAACCGCATCACGCTACTCCGCGATGCCGACGGCGACGGCGTTGCCGAGCTGAGAAGCACCTTCATCAGCGGGCTGAATTCGCCCTTCGGCATGGTGCTGGTCGGCGACGAGCTCTATGTCGCCAATACCGACGCGATCATGAAATTCCCCTACCGCGAAGGCGACACCAAGATCGGCGGGCCCGGCGCCAAGCTTGCCGACCTGCCGGCCGGCACCCTCAACCATCACTGGACCAAGGATCTCACCGCCAGCCCTGACGGCACCAAGCTCTATGCAACGGTCGGCTCCAACAGCAATGTCGGTGAAAACGGCATGGATGCCGAAAAGGATCGCGCGGCGATACTGGAAGTCGATCGCGCAAGCGGTCAATGGCGCGTGTTCGCTTCGGGCCTGCGCAATCCGAATGGCCCGGCCTGGAATCCAGTGACCGGCGAACTCTGGGTCGTGGTCAACGAGCGCGACGAGATCGGTAACGACCTGGTGCCCGATTACATGACGTCGGTGAAGGACGGCGCGTTCTACGGTTGGCCATACAGCTATTTTGGCGACCATGTCGACACCCGCTTCGAGCCGCGGCGGCCCGATCTCGTGCAGAAGGCGATGGCCCCGGATTATGCGCTCGGCGCGCATACCGCCTCGCTCGGGCTCACCTTCAACACTGGCAATCTGTTCCCGCCCGAAATGGCCAATGGCGCCTTCATCGGCCAGCACGGCTCGTGGAATCGCAAGCCCCCCTCCGGCTACAAGGTGATCTTTGTCCCCTTCAAGGATGGCAGGCCATCCGGACCGCCGCAGGACGTGCTCACCGGTTTCCTCAACGACAAGGGCCAGGCGCAGGGCCGCCCGGTCGGGCTGCGGCTCGACAAGCAGGGCGCGCTGCTGGTGGCTGACGATGTCGGCAACACGATCTGGCGCGTGACGCCGGCGGCAAGGTCGGCATCGCGGTAA
- a CDS encoding helix-turn-helix transcriptional regulator — MIATTLLERKSISVFDFRCTAGPGDKPFAEQHGGHSISYVRKGSFGLRSRGKCSELVVGSVLIGHPGDEYTCTHEHVCGDECLSFFFAPELVETIGDNRSPWQIGSAPPLPELVVLGELAQSAADGSSDIGLDEIGQVLASRFVEVVSGKSRKSGPDAARDRRRAVETALWIDANSHRQINLEDAAAEAGISPFHFLRLFSQALGVTPHQYLVRSRLRHAARRLAYDDSPITDIAYDVGFADLSNFVRTFHRAAGASPLKFRQASRGMRKIFQERLALH, encoded by the coding sequence ATGATCGCGACCACGCTTCTTGAACGCAAATCCATATCCGTCTTCGACTTTCGCTGCACCGCGGGACCGGGCGACAAGCCGTTCGCGGAGCAGCATGGCGGTCATTCGATTTCCTATGTGCGCAAAGGCAGTTTCGGCCTGCGCAGCCGCGGCAAGTGCAGCGAACTGGTGGTGGGATCGGTGCTGATCGGCCATCCCGGCGACGAATATACCTGTACCCACGAGCACGTCTGCGGTGACGAGTGCCTGTCGTTCTTCTTTGCCCCCGAGCTGGTGGAAACCATCGGCGACAACCGGTCGCCATGGCAGATCGGCTCCGCGCCGCCGCTACCGGAGCTCGTCGTGCTTGGCGAACTGGCACAGTCGGCAGCAGATGGCAGCAGCGACATCGGCCTCGACGAGATCGGTCAGGTGCTGGCGAGCCGCTTTGTCGAGGTAGTTTCCGGCAAGTCCCGCAAATCCGGCCCTGATGCGGCGCGCGACCGCCGCCGCGCGGTGGAAACCGCGCTGTGGATCGATGCCAATTCGCACCGTCAGATCAATCTGGAGGACGCCGCGGCCGAGGCCGGGATCAGCCCGTTCCATTTCCTGCGGCTATTCTCGCAAGCGCTCGGCGTCACGCCGCACCAATATCTGGTGCGCTCGCGACTGCGCCATGCCGCGCGGCGCTTGGCCTACGACGACAGCCCGATCACCGACATCGCCTATGACGTCGGTTTTGCCGACCTCTCCAATTTCGTGCGCACCTTCCATCGCGCCGCCGGCGCCTCGCCGCTGAAATTCCGCCAGGCCTCGCGGGGCATGCGCAAGATTTTCCAAGAACGGCTGGCCCTCCACTGA
- a CDS encoding VOC family protein, translated as MYDHIGLRVGDLDASVRFYTAALAPLGFVLCSRDDSGAGFGPKGAPALWLHLHKGSSGSAAHVAFRAKDHAAIQKFHAEGLKAGGRDNGGAGLRADYSPTYYAAFLIDPDGNNVEAVCT; from the coding sequence ATGTACGACCACATCGGATTACGCGTCGGCGATCTCGACGCCAGCGTGCGCTTCTATACGGCAGCGCTCGCGCCCCTCGGCTTCGTGCTGTGCTCGCGGGATGATTCCGGCGCAGGCTTCGGCCCGAAGGGCGCGCCCGCGCTCTGGCTGCATCTGCACAAGGGATCTTCAGGCTCCGCCGCGCATGTCGCGTTCCGCGCCAAGGATCATGCGGCGATCCAGAAATTCCACGCCGAGGGCCTGAAGGCCGGCGGCCGCGACAATGGCGGCGCCGGACTGCGCGCGGATTACAGCCCAACCTATTACGCTGCGTTTTTAATCGACCCCGACGGCAACAATGTCGAGGCGGTTTGTACGTAG
- a CDS encoding MATE family efflux transporter, which produces MSDLGVAEIAVDDDEHPLPPRAAPAKNTLLDGPILRTLLWLAWPNVIALTAGTCVVIAETSYIGRLGVESLAAMALVFPTVILTMTMSGGAMGGGVASAIARALGAGDLDRASTLAAHALLIGLCFGLAFMLGMLIFGPKLLELLGGRGNVLTQAIAYTQIFFGGAVVPWLMNTMSGILRGTGNMKLPSLLMLSSAICQIILGGTLGLGLGPIPQFGMSGVAAGSLIAYLISIAVMSWYLFSGRARVVPKVRGLRIQWSMFIDILKVGAIACFSPLQSVLTISIFTHMLASFGTEVLAGYGIGARLEFMLTSISFAVGIASVPMVGMAVGAQRIARARKIAWTAGLVAFASVGTFATFIAIFPDIWVNLFTSDAAVRAASRQYLSTAAPMYAFLGLATAMYFSSQGAAKVIGPVMAQTARLLFIGAGGWWLLTHDATAQNFFMLAAASMVLLGVLSCASVVLTRWGPKQRVPAVSPALS; this is translated from the coding sequence ATGTCCGATCTCGGCGTTGCCGAAATTGCCGTAGACGATGACGAGCATCCGCTTCCGCCACGGGCGGCGCCGGCGAAAAACACGCTGCTCGACGGCCCGATCCTGCGCACGCTGTTGTGGCTGGCCTGGCCGAACGTGATCGCGCTCACCGCGGGCACCTGCGTCGTCATCGCCGAGACCTCCTATATCGGACGGCTCGGCGTGGAGTCGCTCGCCGCGATGGCGCTGGTGTTTCCTACCGTGATCCTGACCATGACGATGTCGGGTGGCGCCATGGGTGGTGGCGTGGCATCCGCGATCGCGCGTGCGCTCGGCGCCGGTGACCTCGACCGCGCCTCCACCCTTGCCGCGCACGCGCTGCTGATCGGCCTCTGTTTCGGGTTGGCCTTCATGCTGGGCATGCTGATCTTCGGCCCCAAACTGCTCGAACTGCTCGGCGGCCGCGGCAACGTGCTGACCCAGGCGATCGCTTACACGCAGATTTTCTTCGGCGGCGCCGTGGTGCCGTGGCTGATGAACACGATGTCGGGCATTCTGCGCGGCACCGGCAACATGAAACTGCCGTCGCTGCTGATGCTGTCGTCGGCGATTTGCCAGATCATTCTCGGCGGCACGCTGGGCTTGGGACTGGGCCCGATCCCGCAATTCGGCATGAGCGGCGTCGCGGCCGGTTCGCTGATCGCTTACCTGATCAGCATCGCCGTGATGTCCTGGTATCTGTTTTCCGGCCGCGCGCGCGTCGTTCCCAAGGTCAGGGGCCTTCGTATTCAGTGGTCGATGTTCATCGACATCCTGAAGGTCGGGGCCATCGCCTGCTTCTCGCCGCTTCAGTCGGTGCTGACGATCAGTATCTTCACCCACATGCTGGCGAGTTTTGGCACCGAAGTCCTCGCCGGCTACGGCATCGGCGCGCGGCTCGAGTTCATGCTGACCTCGATCTCATTTGCGGTCGGCATCGCCTCGGTTCCGATGGTCGGCATGGCCGTCGGCGCGCAGCGCATCGCGCGGGCCCGCAAGATTGCCTGGACGGCGGGGCTCGTCGCATTCGCTTCCGTCGGCACATTCGCGACCTTCATCGCAATCTTCCCCGACATCTGGGTCAACCTCTTCACATCAGATGCGGCCGTGCGTGCCGCGAGCCGTCAATATCTTTCGACGGCGGCGCCGATGTACGCCTTCCTTGGGTTAGCCACGGCGATGTATTTTTCGTCGCAGGGCGCGGCCAAGGTGATTGGCCCCGTCATGGCGCAGACCGCGCGGCTGTTGTTCATCGGCGCCGGTGGCTGGTGGCTGTTGACGCACGACGCCACCGCGCAGAACTTCTTCATGCTGGCGGCAGCCTCCATGGTGCTGCTCGGCGTGCTCTCATGCGCCAGCGTGGTGCTGACGCGCTGGGGGCCGAAGCAGCGGGTGCCCGCGGTTAGTCCGGCGCTGTCGTAA
- a CDS encoding acyltransferase family protein — MAVLPQVNVPLSNLRAITIVIVVAFHSVLPYLASQPADPFPFDAPPYRWIAFPILDSQRWFGFDLFCAWQDVSLMSLMFLLAGLFTPSSLGRKGPRTYTLERSWRIGLPFVFAVGVLSPLAYFASYRLTAADPSFGTFWQHWRALPMWPAGPQWFLWQIFLLGAVAAALHAFAPHWLRALSALVARVADRPLMFFIGLAALSALAYVPLAMVFTPWEWTFLGPFSFQLSRPLHYAVYFFAGFAIGSYGPEHSLLRPDGPLARHWLAWLAAAIASMSVWGGLTSLTLPEWQASAPLFRLASALAFPVASAAAALCLLAICLRLLQSRDRLLDNLSGNAYSIYLLHYVVVVWLQYALLDVDLNAIGKATIVFAAALTISLAASAGMKIGGRALVSRPSEPRDERAIANQPR, encoded by the coding sequence ATGGCCGTGTTACCACAGGTCAACGTGCCCCTCAGCAACTTGCGCGCGATTACCATCGTCATCGTGGTCGCGTTTCACTCCGTGCTGCCGTACCTCGCATCGCAACCGGCCGATCCCTTTCCGTTCGACGCACCGCCCTATCGCTGGATTGCATTCCCAATCCTCGATAGCCAGCGCTGGTTCGGCTTCGACCTGTTTTGCGCGTGGCAGGATGTCAGCCTGATGTCGCTGATGTTTTTGCTGGCCGGTCTGTTCACGCCGTCCAGCCTTGGCCGCAAGGGGCCTCGCACCTACACCTTGGAGCGCTCGTGGCGGATCGGCCTGCCGTTCGTTTTTGCCGTCGGCGTTCTCAGCCCTCTCGCCTACTTCGCGTCCTATCGGCTGACCGCGGCCGATCCCTCCTTCGGCACCTTTTGGCAACACTGGCGCGCGCTTCCGATGTGGCCTGCCGGGCCGCAATGGTTTTTGTGGCAGATCTTTCTGCTGGGCGCCGTTGCGGCCGCCCTCCACGCGTTCGCGCCGCATTGGCTTCGGGCATTGAGCGCGCTCGTCGCCCGCGTTGCCGATCGCCCGCTAATGTTCTTCATTGGGCTGGCGGCGCTCTCTGCGCTGGCCTATGTGCCGCTGGCGATGGTCTTCACGCCGTGGGAGTGGACTTTTCTCGGCCCATTTTCATTTCAGCTCAGCCGGCCACTGCACTACGCGGTCTATTTCTTCGCCGGATTTGCGATTGGCAGCTACGGCCCCGAGCACAGCTTGCTGCGTCCCGATGGACCGCTTGCACGTCATTGGTTGGCCTGGCTTGCGGCCGCCATCGCCAGCATGTCCGTATGGGGCGGGCTCACGTCGCTGACCTTGCCGGAGTGGCAGGCGAGCGCGCCGCTCTTTCGCCTGGCCTCGGCGCTGGCGTTTCCAGTTGCTTCCGCGGCCGCCGCCCTGTGTCTGCTCGCGATCTGCCTTCGGCTACTGCAATCGCGCGACCGCCTGCTCGATAACCTCTCCGGCAATGCCTACAGCATCTATCTGCTGCATTACGTCGTGGTCGTGTGGCTGCAATACGCGTTGCTTGATGTCGATCTCAACGCGATCGGCAAGGCGACGATCGTTTTTGCCGCGGCGCTCACCATAAGTCTGGCTGCAAGCGCCGGAATGAAGATCGGCGGAAGAGCGCTGGTTTCGCGTCCTTCCGAGCCACGAGACGAGAGAGCCATCGCCAATCAACCGCGATAA
- a CDS encoding SRPBCC family protein, with translation MASIHKDIALDASPIDVWDALRDFGALHTRLVPGFVTDTKLDGDARIVTFANGTVARETLVDCDDERMRLVYAINSERVKHYSASAQVFADGDARSRLVWIVDVLPNEIAPYVSSQMDQGVLAMQKAFGRSAA, from the coding sequence ATGGCCTCCATCCACAAAGACATCGCCCTCGACGCTTCCCCCATCGACGTCTGGGACGCATTGCGCGATTTCGGCGCGCTGCATACCCGGCTGGTGCCGGGGTTCGTCACCGACACCAAGCTCGACGGCGATGCGCGCATCGTCACCTTCGCCAACGGCACCGTCGCGCGCGAGACGCTGGTCGATTGCGACGACGAGCGAATGCGGCTGGTCTATGCGATCAACAGCGAGCGTGTGAAGCATTATAGCGCGTCCGCCCAGGTGTTCGCTGATGGCGACGCGCGCAGCCGATTGGTCTGGATCGTCGACGTATTGCCGAACGAGATCGCGCCCTACGTCTCCTCACAGATGGACCAAGGCGTGCTTGCCATGCAGAAGGCGTTCGGACGAAGCGCGGCATGA